Proteins from a single region of Campylobacter sp. RM16704:
- a CDS encoding pyridoxine 5'-phosphate oxidase family protein: MDERIKEFIHSQKLLTLSVLDNDGGVYCASCYYVFDEKKLALIFASEEHTKHIQLAYKNPKIAINITLDTNIINLIKGVQIKAKFTKATKKQGELYYQKFPFAKLAKASIFASNIQWLKYTDNKILLSKKLEFFIK, encoded by the coding sequence ATGGATGAAAGAATTAAAGAATTTATTCACTCTCAAAAACTATTAACATTAAGCGTATTAGATAATGATGGTGGAGTATATTGTGCTAGTTGTTATTATGTTTTTGATGAGAAAAAACTAGCTTTAATTTTTGCTAGTGAAGAACATACAAAACACATTCAATTAGCTTATAAAAATCCTAAAATTGCTATCAATATAACACTAGATACAAATATTATTAATCTTATTAAAGGTGTGCAAATAAAAGCAAAATTTACAAAAGCGACCAAAAAACAAGGAGAATTATATTATCAAAAATTTCCCTTTGCTAAACTTGCAAAAGCTTCAATTTTCGCATCAAATATCCAATGGCTAAAATATACCGATAATAAAATTTTGCTATCTAAAAAATTAGAATTTTTTATTAAATAA
- a CDS encoding EI24 domain-containing protein produces the protein MNILYLSLQDFLSKPFLKFSFLPLFISIIILGLLVFFTYDIFFSYFDDLISGSFLAWFFSFSIVQFSLAFLSAIGGFFIVIFASIFLTMLIISFLTPYIVKKINEKYYNHSIEKEIIFFEILLKIIKIIIIFCILFCVATFLLIIPFVSIIIYYGVFYYLFHKLLILDVMSNVLDRETFRNFYKNSSPLYFKLYTLIFFLISSIPFIGIFLQVFYVIFLTHLTYQKILYLKAKTYG, from the coding sequence ATGAATATACTATACCTAAGCTTGCAAGATTTTCTTAGTAAGCCTTTTTTAAAATTCTCATTTTTACCTTTATTTATTAGTATAATAATCTTAGGTTTACTTGTTTTTTTTACTTATGATATATTTTTTTCTTATTTTGATGATTTAATTAGTGGAAGTTTTTTAGCTTGGTTTTTTAGTTTTTCTATAGTGCAATTTTCATTAGCATTTTTAAGTGCTATTGGTGGGTTTTTTATAGTAATATTTGCTTCTATCTTTTTAACAATGCTAATCATTTCCTTCTTAACTCCCTATATTGTCAAAAAAATTAATGAAAAATATTACAACCATTCTATAGAAAAAGAAATAATTTTTTTCGAAATATTATTAAAAATTATTAAAATTATTATTATTTTTTGCATTTTATTCTGTGTGGCAACTTTTTTACTTATCATACCTTTTGTTAGCATTATTATATATTATGGCGTATTTTACTATTTATTTCATAAATTGCTTATATTAGATGTAATGAGTAATGTTTTAGATCGAGAAACATTTCGCAATTTTTATAAAAATTCATCACCTTTATATTTTAAATTATATACATTGATATTTTTTCTAATTTCTAGTATTCCTTTTATAGGAATATTTTTACAAGTTTTTTATGTTATTTTTTTAACTCATCTAACTTATCAGAAAATTCTATATTTAAAAGCTAAAACTTATGGATGA
- the dut gene encoding dUTPase, protein MEVKDILKGMLELQQKLNDDTNGIGWENGYTKEGKLISFRRCIYMECAELIDSFAWKHWKSIYTPTNWDNVRIEIVDIWHFILSLILEEYKERQINDKNFIAEEVSSVTFFDDFCKETSNPNEADIYGILNDIELIIHKCSGFDYDLGELLSAYFVLARKCGLNFFELYKTYIGKNILNQFRQENGYKEGTYKKIWNGTEDNEVLNQILKETLEYKEIYQKLQDAYKQIK, encoded by the coding sequence ATGGAAGTAAAAGATATTTTAAAAGGTATGCTAGAACTCCAGCAAAAACTAAACGATGATACCAATGGCATAGGATGGGAAAATGGTTATACCAAAGAAGGTAAATTAATCAGTTTTAGAAGATGCATTTATATGGAGTGTGCTGAGCTTATCGACTCTTTTGCTTGGAAGCATTGGAAAAGCATTTACACTCCTACAAACTGGGATAATGTTCGCATTGAAATAGTAGATATTTGGCATTTTATTCTAAGTTTAATTTTAGAAGAATACAAAGAAAGACAAATAAATGATAAAAATTTTATTGCAGAAGAAGTTTCTTCCGTGACTTTTTTTGATGACTTTTGCAAAGAAACTTCCAATCCAAATGAAGCAGATATCTATGGAATTTTAAATGATATTGAACTTATTATCCATAAATGCAGTGGGTTTGATTATGATTTAGGCGAACTCTTGAGTGCGTATTTTGTTTTAGCTAGAAAATGTGGTTTAAATTTCTTTGAGCTTTATAAAACCTATATTGGAAAAAATATATTAAATCAATTCAGACAAGAAAATGGCTACAAAGAAGGCACTTATAAAAAAATTTGGAATGGCACAGAAGACAATGAAGTTTTAAATCAAATTTTAAAAGAAACACTAGAATATAAAGAAATTTACCAAAAACTTCAAGATGCGTATAAACAAATTAAATGA
- a CDS encoding invasion antigen I gives MQISSYNSQNFSMDIKTKNGNHLSFSMYDNKEAKLDKDGNSTSLSLRNQFGFSFSYSGTKLSQEEINEIKDAVAKIQPQIDEFMKNSRVGALKPKELITTAMKIGNALPEPKDEEHKKATLHELFNIMDKSLNKEMAKADLEDIKKQIFQDSAKLLEEIWEQYNNQENKKEENKEFGFYA, from the coding sequence ATGCAAATTTCTAGCTACAATTCTCAAAATTTTTCTATGGATATTAAAACAAAAAATGGCAATCATCTTTCTTTTTCTATGTATGATAATAAAGAAGCAAAACTTGATAAAGATGGAAATTCAACTTCATTGAGTTTAAGAAATCAATTTGGTTTTTCATTTTCATATAGTGGTACTAAACTTTCACAAGAAGAAATTAACGAAATAAAAGATGCAGTTGCAAAAATACAACCACAAATTGATGAATTTATGAAAAACTCAAGAGTAGGAGCTTTAAAACCAAAAGAACTTATAACAACGGCTATGAAAATAGGTAATGCCTTACCTGAACCAAAAGATGAAGAACACAAAAAAGCTACTTTACATGAGTTATTTAATATCATGGATAAGAGTTTAAATAAAGAAATGGCAAAAGCAGATCTTGAAGATATTAAAAAGCAAATTTTCCAAGATAGTGCTAAATTGCTAGAAGAAATTTGGGAACAATATAATAATCAAGAAAATAAAAAAGAAGAAAATAAAGAATTTGGATTTTATGCATAA
- a CDS encoding hydrogenase small subunit, translating to MSLSNEELKSILERKIALLENSHKEEKNISLDAVSSIIKTLGLSSDFIPLAQRYFQLHTPPSLIWLHLSECTGCSESLLRTSLPDFLDLIFDFISLEYHETFMSASGHQAEAHLEKILEKKDFILAVEGGVCAIDPFFLTIGAHGENGYEILKKCAKNAKTIFAMGTCSSYGGIQAAYPNPTKSVKISEVLEEKVINIPGCPPSDINIIAALCFYILFEQNPSLDEQNRPLALYGKCLHDLCERKAKFEAGNFAQSFDDENIKQGYCLFKVGCKGPYAYNNCPKVKFNSKTSWPVAAGHGCIACSEANFWDDFGFYEKPMNNEFSYNSFSTIMSEKNIHNASLDNLNSKNIILNLNDTTQILCQNETKFNFLDFSFEANPKIFLNTFAKTKMAMTLVQNYQEQFKTYYDFIQENYDDESKISNNILDLFYFIYPFTSGKKLSHLDEFLDLALAYKFKHPSKFDFKITINEQAKLDVSKSMRMPLIYLLGGLDKEAIAFGLVYSLKEHLKQALKACKNKYSKEQILICSNNEKILKLFWDLTSI from the coding sequence ATGTCTTTAAGCAATGAAGAACTAAAAAGCATACTAGAACGCAAAATCGCTCTATTAGAAAACTCACATAAAGAAGAAAAAAATATCTCTTTAGATGCTGTAAGCTCTATTATCAAAACCTTAGGCTTATCTAGTGATTTTATTCCTTTAGCACAAAGATATTTTCAACTTCATACTCCACCTAGCTTAATATGGCTTCATTTAAGTGAATGTACAGGGTGTAGTGAAAGTTTGCTTAGAACTTCATTACCTGATTTTTTAGATTTGATCTTTGATTTTATTTCTTTGGAATATCATGAAACCTTTATGAGTGCAAGCGGACACCAAGCAGAAGCACATTTAGAAAAAATTTTAGAAAAAAAAGACTTTATTTTGGCTGTTGAAGGTGGAGTTTGCGCCATAGATCCATTTTTTCTAACCATAGGAGCACATGGTGAAAATGGATATGAGATTTTAAAAAAATGTGCAAAAAATGCTAAAACAATTTTTGCTATGGGAACTTGCTCAAGTTATGGAGGAATTCAAGCAGCATATCCCAATCCTACTAAAAGCGTAAAAATTTCTGAGGTTTTAGAAGAAAAGGTAATCAACATACCAGGCTGTCCTCCAAGCGATATAAATATCATTGCAGCACTTTGTTTTTATATATTATTTGAACAAAATCCTAGTTTAGATGAGCAAAATAGACCTTTGGCTCTTTATGGAAAATGTCTACATGATTTATGCGAGAGAAAAGCCAAATTTGAAGCAGGAAATTTTGCTCAAAGTTTTGATGATGAAAATATCAAACAAGGTTATTGCCTTTTTAAAGTAGGATGTAAAGGACCTTATGCATACAACAACTGCCCTAAGGTTAAATTTAATTCCAAAACCTCTTGGCCAGTAGCTGCAGGACATGGTTGTATTGCCTGTAGTGAAGCAAATTTTTGGGATGATTTTGGTTTTTATGAAAAACCTATGAATAATGAATTTTCCTATAATAGTTTTTCTACTATTATGAGTGAAAAAAATATCCATAATGCATCACTTGATAATTTAAATTCAAAAAATATTATATTAAATTTGAATGATACTACTCAAATTCTGTGTCAAAACGAAACAAAATTTAATTTTTTGGATTTTAGTTTTGAAGCTAATCCAAAAATTTTTTTAAACACTTTTGCAAAAACTAAAATGGCAATGACTTTAGTACAAAATTACCAAGAACAATTTAAAACATACTATGATTTCATACAAGAAAATTACGACGATGAGAGTAAAATTAGCAATAATATCTTAGATTTATTTTATTTTATATATCCATTTACCAGCGGAAAAAAATTAAGCCATTTAGATGAGTTTTTAGATCTTGCTTTAGCTTATAAATTTAAACATCCTAGCAAATTTGATTTTAAAATCACAATTAATGAACAAGCAAAACTTGATGTTTCTAAATCAATGCGTATGCCTTTAATTTATTTATTAGGTGGATTAGATAAAGAAGCTATTGCTTTTGGTTTGGTTTATTCTTTAAAAGAACACTTAAAACAAGCTTTAAAAGCATGTAAAAATAAGTATAGTAAAGAACAAATTTTAATTTGTTCTAACAATGAAAAAATATTAAAATTATTTTGGGATTTAACGAGTATTTAA